Below is a window of Calditrichota bacterium DNA.
AGGCCAGTGTCGAAAAATGTTCTCCCGTCGCTGCCTTTTTGCGTGTTTCTTTGTCGCCGTGCGCTTCGATCACCGCCGCGCCGCAATAGTGCATGCACGTCACCATTCCGGTTGATCCGCACTCCTGCGACAATCTGCGAATGATCTCGCTGGCGCCGCGCGGTCCCAGCGCAAGCCCGCCAACTTCCTTCGCGCTCACCGCGCCCAATAGCCCCGCTTTGGCCAACGCCGCGATCGATTCGTCAGGAAACTTGCCCTGACTGTCTACTTCCGCTGCATGTTTTGCGACGACTTCCGTGCTCACGCTTTCCAGCGCGTCACGCCAACTTTCTGCGCTCACTCTTGCCTCCTTGTTGCACGCAGCGACGCGACGCGGACAAAGAGGCCCTTGTCCTACACCGGATCGCCGTGCAGTTGTGGTCCGACTCCGTCAGACCGGTTGATTGATCACCGATAGTAGGTCATTTTGTTTACCCTATCTCTTGCGATTTGTTTTCTCGCGCTGTCCTTCATATTACTTCACCAGCAAAAACGCCATGCCGTCGTATTCTTTCACGCCGACGGTTTGCAACGCCGTAACTTCCAACCGTTTCTCTGTTCTTAAATATTCGTTCATCCGCCGGATGCCTTGTGTCATCGGCGACGTGCTGTCGTGATTGATCACGTCGCCTTCCCGGATCACGTTGTCCACGACCATCATTGTTCCGGAATGTGACATTTCAAGCGCATGCTGCACGTAGTAGACGTTATTCTCTTTGTCCGCGTCTATAAACACGAAGTCGAAAACGTGTCCTTCTTCCTTGAGCTTCGGCAGCACCTCGAGCGCCGTTCCTAACCGCAGTTCAATCTTGTCCGCGAGCCGGGCGCGTACGAATGACTTCCGAGCAATCTCGGCGTGAACGGGGTTCATTTCGATTGTGATCAGTTTCCCGCCTTCAGGCAGCGCGCGCGCCAACAGGATCGTGCTGTACCCCCCGAGCGTGCCGATCTCCAAAATCGTCTTCGCTTTTGTCGCTTGTGCGAGCATGTGCAAGAATTTCCCTTCAGTCGGAGAAACCTGTATCTCCGGCATCCCCGCCGCATTTTGCTCGTCGATGGCTGCTTTCAAAACCGGATCCGCTTCGATGAAGTGATCCTGCAAATATTCGTCGACTGCATTCCAAAGATGCTGCATAATTTCTCCTATTTCCGCCCCATTCGAAATTCGCGACGCAGCAATTCGCGGCCCGCTCCGTCAAACAATACCTTCTTCGCAAAAACCAGCGAATCTTCGTTGCCAATGTAAAGTATGTTTGTCACCTGCGCCGGTTTGTCGGTGTTGGTATCCGTATCGCGTCCCTGAAACGTCAGCGTCATCCCGTTGTCCGAAATGTTCTTGCCCGACACGAACCACATTTTCTTGTCGTCAAATTGGATCGTGTGGCCGGAACCGGAAACCAACCACTCTCCCCAATCGACCACACGCTCGCCGTCTCGCGACTCATAAATCCACCGAGAAACCAACACTCCCCCGGCCGTGTCCGCCGAAAACTCTGCGGGCGAGCTCACAAGCACCGTATCTTTGTCAATCGAATAGTGCGTCACCACACCTGACCATTCTCCGATCAAGCCCAAGAGGTCGGATTGATAAGCGGTGGGCTTCTCTGCAACCGGAGGAGATGCAAGTGCCGCACCCGCCGTAAATGCAATTAACAAAATGTAACTAAACTTTCGAAAGTA
It encodes the following:
- a CDS encoding O-methyltransferase encodes the protein MQHLWNAVDEYLQDHFIEADPVLKAAIDEQNAAGMPEIQVSPTEGKFLHMLAQATKAKTILEIGTLGGYSTILLARALPEGGKLITIEMNPVHAEIARKSFVRARLADKIELRLGTALEVLPKLKEEGHVFDFVFIDADKENNVYYVQHALEMSHSGTMMVVDNVIREGDVINHDSTSPMTQGIRRMNEYLRTEKRLEVTALQTVGVKEYDGMAFLLVK